A single region of the Mercenaria mercenaria strain notata chromosome 6, MADL_Memer_1, whole genome shotgun sequence genome encodes:
- the LOC123548393 gene encoding uncharacterized protein LOC123548393 — MASAQTPLQLYILGNQHNVQQCLLLLTGKTEELNGVWTVFADSLIGKGDVIMKEQKEHEMECDYSLELSSASTFSGKRPFATSSVPSLNMKRLKSFGHSTDSCSSQNNSNIDIGYESDSTQSTEPEEREVRADINAIVLEDEHGLHMKVASFMFKLFTWPVLIVLAIDMESTALELYESFIKELGILAKLQKDDSSKLLLVGMTPRCTEESNAHTMLLLEQQRDNLQCGIFESYFSTYLDWCEINQLLCKIEPLLYASQSQSCKEVVGRNRVNKMLKGQRFLETKSCDKEELSLLRERKLLLCFNSGNKEYVCMPDDLINEFVRILTKMSGIRYSSNLLDFLKLIEQVGERKLFVDAFTEAGVIHTMQFASHKTVHIMPLICKEKIPVSDDMEYSVDTNALRLRVELDIIPTFVTANIIKLLHEHEWTLRSSATDACVNTDSFVFVKQSRGLIVQLGVLPDAASYICFCGLRNASHKELSSDSEYELLRELFECELKKWKGVQSPDDNFISYHVKPKDSCECKGILKTDGEGWIKVDLEKVDQLHVTNVTELLSPWFSSKVKEIETEMSRKMSDAFLAEISDLFGYGTKLFFVSEELPSEMLSQIEIDNPKSTKDATFKMLLAWRKRKGLKANIAALRSAINTSSLVTVNLHDFDEMAKKHHGNI, encoded by the exons ATGGCGAGTGCGCAAACACCCCTGCAGTTGTATATCCTCGGAAACCAACATAACGTGCAGCAATGTCTTTTACTCCTGACAGGGAAGACAGAGGAGCTGAATGGCGTATGGACAGTGTTTgctgacagtttgataggaaaaG GTGACGTAATTATGAAAGAACAGAAGGAACATGAGATGGAATGTGATTATAGCTTAGAACTGAGTAGTGCAAGTACATTCAGCGGTAAGCGACCATTTGCGACGTCATCAGTGCCATCTCTAAATATGAAGCGACTGAAATCGTTCGGCCATTCTACCGATAGCTGTTCATCTCAAAACAACTCAAATATTGATATTGGATACGAATCAGACAGTACACAATCTACTGAG CCCGAAGAAAGAGAAGTGAGAGCTGATATCAATGCGATCGTTTTAGAAGACGAGCACGGACTGCACATGAAAGTTGCATCGTTTATGTTTAAGCTCTTCACATGGCCGGTCCTTATTGTTCTTGCCATTGACATGGAAAGTACTGCTCTAG AGCTTTACGAAAGTTTCATCAAAGAACTTGGTATACTGGCGAAACTACAAAAGGATGACTCTTCAAAACTCCTACTTGTTGGAATGACCCCTCGTTGTACAGAAGAA TCTAATGCCCACACAATGCTCCTTTTGGAACAACAGAGAGATAACCTACAGTGTGGTATCTTTGAGTCGTATTTTAGTACATATCTTGACTGGTGTGAAATCAATCAACTTCTTTGTAAAATAGAGCCATTGCTGTATGCATCCCAAAGTCAGTCCTGTAAAGAAGTCGTTGGGAGAAACAGAGTTAACAAAATGCTCAAAGGACAACGCTTCCTTGAAACGAAATCTTGTGATAAAGAGGAGTTATCATTACTCCGCGAGAGGAAATTGCTTCTCTGTTTCAATTCGGGAAACAAGGAATACGTGTGCATGCCAGATGATCTTATCAATGAGTTTGTTcgtatattaacaaaaatgtctGGTATTAGATACAGTTCAAATCTTCTCGATTTTTTGAAATTGATCGAACAAGTTGGGGAACGAAAACTCTTTGTAGATGCATTTACAGAAGCTGGTGTTATTCACACGATGCAATTTGCTTCACATAAAACGGTTCACATAATGCCATTGATCTGCAAAGAGAAAATCCCAGTTTCTGACGACATGGAATACTCTGTGGACACAAATGCTCTTCGGCTTAGGGTTGAACTTGATATCATTCCGACCTTTGTGACAGCAAACATTATAAAACTCCTTCATGAGCATGAGTGGACATTAAGATCGTCGGCAACAGACGCTTGTGTAAATACGGATTCGTTTGTTTTTGTGAAACAATCACGTGGGCTTATTGTTCAGTTAGGTGTATTGCCAGATGCAGcatcatatatttgtttttgtggcTTGAGAAATGCTAGTCACAAGGAATTAAGCTCTGATAGTGAATATGAGCTACTGAGAGAACTGTTTGAATGTGAACTTAAAAAATGGAAAGGTGTGCAATCACCTGACGACAATTTCATTTCATATCATGTCAAGCCGAAGGACAGCTGTGAGTGTAAAGGTATCTTGAAAACGGATGGAGAAGGATGGATAAAAGTTGACTTGGAGAAGGTTGATCAACTTCATGTCACCAATGTTACTGAATTGCTATCACCTTGGTTTTCTTCAAAG gtgaaagaaattgaaacagaaatgaGCAGAAAAATGAGCGACGCTTTTCTGGCCGAGATCTCTGACCTTTTTGGCTATGGAACAAAGCTGTTTTTTGTGTCTGAGGAGCTACCATCAGAAATgttgtctcaaattgaaatagATAATCCAAAAAGTACAAAAGACGCTACATTTAAAATGTTGCTTGCCTGGCGAAAACGGAAGGGACTGAAAGCTAACATTGCCGCACTACGGTCAGCTATAAATACAAGCAGCCTCGTGACTGTCAACTTGCACGACTTTGATGAAATGGCCAAAAAACACCACGGGAACATATAA
- the LOC123548396 gene encoding acid sphingomyelinase-like phosphodiesterase 3b isoform X2 codes for MNISQPGLFGNQWCDAPWRLVQETITGIQSLKSDVDFMLWTGDTVPHVDSGHLSTDLNKELVRNITELMKSTFPTMPIYATFGNHDYHPKHVFPPYNNEIYNATYLIWKSWINDTSQDANFLKGGYYTVLTASGIRIVAMNSNMYYVKDTATVNLEDPADQFAWLDSVLTNASTNNEKVILTGHVPPGFTTPRAVRWMTEAFNKKFIEIVLRHSSVIVAMHFGHEHHDSYRLFYNQEGTAVVSLFLAPSVTPWRFQLADGEIEPPHNPGARLVKYDRQTGKQLDIQQYYADLNKANADKKLIWSLGYNATDLYGIQDITPKSMGNLLDKMTSATNKDFKAYVNWYNTNANTSDKFPCDDACFKKMTCGVRHLDEDSFSKCLTAVSGSVSLLTFSVYSVFYAMLFVAIYKLFN; via the exons AGACACAGTTCCCCATGTTGATAGCGGTCATCTTAGTACAGATTTGAATAAAGAGCTGGTCAGAAACATCACAGAGCTAATGAAGTCAACATTTCCCACAATGCCTATATATGCCACGTTCGGTAACCATGACTATCACCCGAAACATGTATTTCCACCATATAACAATGAAATCTACAATGCGACATATCTTATTTGGAAGTCTTGGATAAATGACACAAGTCAAGATGCTAACTTTTTGAAAG GGGGTTACTACACAGTTTTAACAGCTTCTGGTATCAGAATTGTAGCAATGAACTCTAACATGTATTATGTAAAGGACACAGCAACTGTCAACTTGGAGGATCCTGCAGATCAGTTTGCCTGGCTGGATTCTGTTCTTACAAACGCTTCTACAAATAATGAAAAG gttATTCTTACCGGCCATGTTCCTCCAGGTTTTACAACACCTCGAGCTGTTCGTTGGATGACAGAGGCTTTTAATAAGAAATTTATCGAGATCGTCTTACGCCACTCGAGTGTTATTGTAGCTATGCATTTTGGTCACGAACATCACGACAGCTACCGCCTTTTCTACAACCAAGAAG GTACTGCGGTTGTTAGTCTGTTTCTAGCACCTTCTGTAACACCGTGGCGTTTTCAGCTGGCAGATGGAGAAATAGAACCACCACATAACCCTGGAGCAAGGCTTGTGAAATACGACCGTCAGACTGGGAAACAGCTCGATATACAGCAGTACTATGCCGATCTTAATAAGGCAAATGCTGACAAGAAGCTGATCTGGTCACTTGGCTACAACGCTACTGATTTGTACGGGATTCAAGACATAACTCCAAAGTCCATGGGAAATCTTCTTGATAAAATGACATCTGCTACCAACAAAGACTTTAAAGCATATGTGAACTGGTACAATACGAATGCAAACACATCAGACAAATTTCCTTGCGATGATGCATGTTTTAAAAAGATGACATGCGGAGTGAGACATCTGGATGAAGACTCGTTCTCGAAGTGCCTTACTGCTGTTAGTGGTTCCGTCAGCCTGTTGACATTCTCGGTGTATTCTGTGTTTTATGCCATGCTTTTTGTTGCAATTTACAAGTTGTTTAATTAG
- the LOC123548391 gene encoding acid sphingomyelinase-like phosphodiesterase 3b, with protein sequence MLVRSFCTVLVWATVAAEDVGYFWHVTDFHWDFSYWTDQLSCNGMNISQPGLFGNQWCDSPWRLVQETITGIKSLKSDVDFMLWTGDTVPHVANPFLSTALNEELVRNVTELMQNEFPDIPIYATFGNHDYYPSNLYPPHGNEIYNETYELWKKWINDTSQDQYFLKGGYYTVLARPGLRIVALNSNMYYTHDTVTLGMDDPSDQFAWLDAVLTDAAFNNEKVILTGHVPPGYSTPRAVRWMSEAFNKKMNSIVSRHSDVIVAMHFGHEHHDNFRLYYNTAGKAIVSLFIAPSVTPWRYQILSEKETPHNPGVRLIKYDRQTGKQLDIYQYFMDLETANKVGYVNWTLGYQATTLYGIPDVTAPSMETLVKKMSNINSQEFKAYVNWYNTNGVKDFPCDAKCHKVVMCGLRNLEEGPFNTCLTSPNIFKCPPADPGCSIVG encoded by the exons ATGTTAGTGCGATCCTTTTGTACTGTACTTGTTTGGGCTACCGTAGCTGCTGAAGATG TCGGTTACTTCTGGCATGTGACCGACTTCCACTGGGATTTTTCCTACTGGACTGACCAGCTCTCCTGTAATGGAATGAATATCAGCCAGCCTGGACTATTTGGCAACCAGTGGTGTGACTCACCGTGGAGGCTTGTTCAGGAAACTATTACAGGGATTAAAAGTCTAAAAAGTGATGTGGATTTCATGCTTTGGACTGG GGATACAGTTCCACATGTTGCTAATCCATTCCTGAGTACTGCTCTAAACGAAGAACTTGTAAGAAACGTTACGGAACTAATGCAAAATGAATTTCCAGATATTCCAATTTATGCAACATTCGGTAATCATGATTACTACCCGTCAAATCTGTATCCACCACACGGAAATGAGATTTATAACGAAACATACGAACTGTGGAAAAAATGGATCAACGATACATCACAAGACCAATACTTCCTTAAAG GTGGGTACTACACAGTCCTAGCACGTCCCGGTCTTCGTATTGTTGCTCTGAACTCAAACATGTACTATACACATGACACTGTTACTTTGGGAATGGATGACCCGTCGGACCAGTTTGCATGGCTAGATGCTGTCCTAACAGATGCAGCATTTAACAACGAGAAG gTAATACTGACAGGTCATGTACCTCCAGGTTACTCAACACCACGAGCTGTACGTTGGATGTCAGAAGCATTCAATAAAAAGATGAACAGTATTGTTAGTCGCCACTCGGACGTTATCGTCGCTATGCATTTTGGCCATGAACATCATGATAATTTTAGACTCTACTACAACACAGCAG GGAAAGCTATAGTTTCTTTGTTCATCGCACCCTCTGTAACTCCCTGGAGATACCAAATTTTGTCAGAGAAGGAGACACCACACAACCCAGGAGTACGGCTGATCAAATACGACAGACAGACGGGAAAGCAACTAGATATATATCAGTATTTTATGGACCTTGAAACTGCAAACAAGGTCGGATACGTGAACTGGACTTTGGGGTATCAGGCGACAACACTGTATGGCATTCCAGATGTCACTGCCCCTTCCATGGAAACGCTTGTCAAAAAGATGTCGAACATAAACAGCCAAGAGTTTAAAGCATATGTCAACTGGTACAATACAAACGGGGTCAAAGATTTTCCTTGTGATGCTAAGTGTCACAAAGTTGTTATGTGTGGTTTGAGAAACCTGGAAGAAGGTCCTTTTAATACTTGTTTAACATCCCCCAAC ATTTTCAAGTGCCCCCCTGCTGATCCAGGATGTTCGATTGTAGGATAG